GGATGTCGAAGGCGCCGGTGCGCCCATCGGGCGTGCGGCCGGTGAAGCGGCGTTTGCCCTCCCAGGTGACGACGTGCTCGGTCATGACTGCAGTCCTCCGGAGCGTCCTCAATCGCGCCTGTGCACGCGGTGGCGGATGCGGCCCCGCAGGCGCGGCAGGTCCTCGTAGTGATCCATCCGGCGCATCAGCGCGTTGATCTCGGCGCCGAGCAGGAAGATGAACCCCGACAGCCACAGCCAGACCATCAGGATGATCACCGCGGCGATGGAGCCGTACGTCACGTTGTAGGCGCCGAAGTTGCGCAGGAAGAGGCGGAACAGCGACGACGCCAGGAACCACAGCACCGTGGCGGCCACCGTGCCGGGTAGGATCCACACGTAGCGCTGCTTCGCCTCCGAGGCGAAATGGTAGAGGATGGACACGGCCAGCAGGTTCAGCAGCAGGACCAGCGGCAGCCGCAGTGTGGACCAGAAGTTGTAGCTGTCGCCCGCGAGCCCGAGGAACTGGAAGAACTTGTGCGACAGCGACGGTCCGAGCAGCACCAGCAGGGTCGAAAGGATCACGAAGCCGCTCAGCACCAGCGTCAGCAGGATCGAGATCAGCTTCTGGTACGCGATGTTGCGCTTGGGATGGATGTTGTAGACGCGGTTGATGGTGGTGATCAGCACGCCCACGCCCATCGACCCCGACCACAGCGCCGCCAGCAGACCGAAGCCCAGGATGCTGCCCTCGCGCTCGCTCAGCACCGTATGCACCGTGCCGGCCACCAGGTCGTAGGCCGGCCCGGGTAGGGTCTCGCGCAGGCTGTTCAGCACCTGGTCCGGCTCCAGGATGGGCAGGTAGCTGATCAGGCTCAGCAAGAACAGCAGGAAGGGGAACACCGCGAGCATCATGAAGTAGGCGATCTGCGCCGCCATGCCCATGCAGTCGTCGTAGCCGATCTCCCGTTGCAGCCTGCGCAGGAAGAGGCCCGCTCGCGTCAGTTTTCTCCGGTAGTCCATGTCCGGCATAGAATGACGGGCGAACGGGGAAAAAGCAACATCCTGCAGCGGGGCGGCGTCCATCTTTCCGCGTCGCGCGCGGCGGGACGGTTGCCCGGGACGGAAAGTCGTGGCAGAATGGCCCTTCCGGTGCCGAACAAACCCTGCCTGGAGGAACCCATGAGATTCGCTGTCGCCGTCCTGGCGCTCTGCCTGATGATTCCCGCCGCCGCGCTCCTGGCCGAGGATGCCGAAGAGAAGTCGACCGTTCCGATCGACGAGTGGCTCGTGAAGGAAACCGTGCGCCTGGTCCTGCCGGCCTTCCACGACGAGAAGCCGGGCGCCTTCGACAGGGACGACTTCCTCGACGCGCCCTCTCTCGACACGGCACGGTTGCGTCCCCACGCGGGTGACGACGGCTGGACGGTCGGCCACATGTCGGTCGGTGTCGGTTGTCAGGGTGTGGCGGAGACCTGGCTGGCCACCTACATCACGAGCGACCGCTTCCTGAAGGCGAAGCTGCGGCTGCCCGCGACCTGCCTGGCCGGGGCCTGGCTCGACGGCGTATCGGTTTCGCTCTCCGGAGACGAACCGGAAGGCGAGCTCAAGCTCCGGCGGGGTACGGGCCTGCTGCTCGTCAGGGTGATCGTGGGCGAGGATCCCGATTCCCTCGAGACACGCTCCGTCAATCTCACGGCCGAGCTGGTCCTCGACGACGAAAACGACGGGAAGAACCTCTCGTTCTCCGCGGCGGAGACCCGCGCCGTCGACATCCGCGACATCCTCGACGCGCCCAAGGTCTCCTCGCTGGCCCTGTCCCCCGACGGCTCCCTGGTGGCCCTGACCCTCGGCGCGTACGGTCCCGACGGCGCGCCCGGCGCCTGGCTCGAGATCCGCGACACGGATAAGGGCGGTCTCGTGCGCACCTGGCGCGGCGCCCCGGAGGACGGAAACGTCCGCTGGCTGCCGCACGGCCGCGCCGTGTCCTACACGTCGTCGCACGAGAAGAAGACAACCCTCTGGATCTACGACCTGGAGACCGAGCGCGTGCGCGCCGCCCTGCGCGACCTGGAGCACTTCGAGGGCTACGCCTGGAATCCCGACGGCCGCTCGCTGGTCTACGCCTACGGCGTGGAGGCCGAAGCGGACGAACGCAAGGTCAAGCGCCTCGAGGCGATCGAGGACCGCTGGCCGAAGTGGCGCAACCGCAGCTACCTGGTGGAGGTGACGTGGCCGGGCGGCGCGTCCCGCCGTCTCACCGCCGGCGCCGTCAGCGCCGCGGACTGGACCTTCAGCCCGCGGGGCACGCACCTGCTCTTTTCGCGCACCTGGCCCGATCCCCTGGAGCGCCCCTATGCGAGGACCGAGTGGTTCGAGCTGGACCTGGGCGACCTGTCCGTCGAAACGGTGCTGACCGACCGCTGGATCGGACAGGCGGCCTACGGCGCGGACCGCGGCACGCTGGTGCTGGTCGGCTCGCCGTCGGCCTTCGGCGGGATCGGCCGCGACTTGCCCGAGGGTGTCGTCCCCAACGATTACGGCGGACAGCTCTTCCTCTACGATCGCGGACGCGGCGAGCCCAAGCCCCTGAGCCGCGACTTCGACCCGACCGTGCAGCGCGCCGTGTGGCACGACAGCGGCCGGATCGTCGCCCGCGTGCTCGACAAGCAGTACCAGCGCCTAGCGACCTGTACGCCCGCCGGCGCCTGGACCTTCTACGACGCGGGCGTCGAGGTGGTGGCGGACTGGGAGGTGTCGCGCGGCGCCAAGACCGTGGTCGCCACCGGCACGAGCGCCACAGCCCCCCAGAAGCTCACCGCCTTCGCCCTGAAGGGACGCGAACCGCGCGTGCTGCTCGACCCCGGCGCCGACCGCTACGCCGACGTGACCTTCGGCCGCGTCGAACCCTTCGTCGCCAAGCTGGCGGACGGCATGGAGCTGGACGGCCGCGTCTATTATCCGCGCGACTACGACCCCGCGCTGAAGTACCCGGCGATCGTCTACTACTACGGCGGCACGTATCCCATCACCCGCGACTTCGGCGGGCGCTATCCCAAGAACGTCTGGGCCGGGCAGGACTACTTCGTCTACGTGCCCAATCCCAGCGGCGCCCTGGGCTACGGACAGGCGTTCGCCGCCCGACACGTCAACGACTGGGGCAGGCTCACCGCCGGCGAGGTCATCGAGGGCACCAGGGCCTTCCTCGCGGCCCATCCGGCGGCCGACGGCGAGCGCCTGGGTTGCATCGGCGCCTCCTACGGCGGGTTCTTGACCATGTACCTGATCACCCGCACCGACATGTTCGCCGCCGCGGTCGCCCATGCCGGCATCTCGAGCATCAGCAGCTACTGGGCGGAGGGCTACTGGGGTTACGCCTACGGGGCGCGAGCCCTGGCCGGCGCCTTCCCCTGGACCGATCCCGACCTCTACGTGGGACAGAGTCCCCTGTTCAGCGCCGATCTGATCTCCACGCCCCTGCTGCTGCTGCACGGCTCCGACGACACCAATGTGCCCAGGGGCGAGAGCGACGGCCTCTACATCGCGCTGAAGATGCTGGGCAAGGAGGTCGAATACGTGCAGGTCGAGGGACAGGATCATCACATTCTCGATCACGACCGGCGTATCACCTGGAACGACACCATCCTGGCCTGGTTTGCCCGCGAGCTGAGGGACCGGCCCGGCTGGTGGGACGATCTCTACCCTGCGGCGGAATCAGTCTCGTGATCGGCCGGGACGGACGCCTGTCCGTCCCGGCCGCAAGTTCCTGGTTCGTTGTATGATCTGGGTATTTGTGCTATAATATTGCTTCCGATGGAGATCTCACGGAGACGGACCTTTCATCCTGGAGCATGCAAAGAACCGCCATGAAATCGACGGTTACGCTCATCCCCCTGATCGCCCTGACCCTCGTGCTCGCCCGGCCCGCCCCGGCGGGTACCGGCAGGGGATCTTCGACATCGGTCCGTCTCGACGCCGAGCCGCCCCTGTGCGGCATCGTCGCGGCGCCGGCGGGCGAGACCCTGGTCGCCGGCGAGACGACCTTCTTCTCCTGGTGGGCCAGCGACACCTACCCCGCGCCAGACGACTCGTGCCGCGTCGCCGCCGTGCTGGCCCGCGGCGTGCCCGTGGACTCCGTCTCCTACTCAGACGCCCTGGACCATCAGTGGGAATGGGTCGTCACCGAGGTCAGCTCCGGCAATTCCGTCCTGCAGGTGACCGTGCGCGACC
This window of the bacterium genome carries:
- a CDS encoding YihY/virulence factor BrkB family protein, producing MDYRRKLTRAGLFLRRLQREIGYDDCMGMAAQIAYFMMLAVFPFLLFLLSLISYLPILEPDQVLNSLRETLPGPAYDLVAGTVHTVLSEREGSILGFGLLAALWSGSMGVGVLITTINRVYNIHPKRNIAYQKLISILLTLVLSGFVILSTLLVLLGPSLSHKFFQFLGLAGDSYNFWSTLRLPLVLLLNLLAVSILYHFASEAKQRYVWILPGTVAATVLWFLASSLFRLFLRNFGAYNVTYGSIAAVIILMVWLWLSGFIFLLGAEINALMRRMDHYEDLPRLRGRIRHRVHRRD
- a CDS encoding prolyl oligopeptidase family serine peptidase, with protein sequence MRFAVAVLALCLMIPAAALLAEDAEEKSTVPIDEWLVKETVRLVLPAFHDEKPGAFDRDDFLDAPSLDTARLRPHAGDDGWTVGHMSVGVGCQGVAETWLATYITSDRFLKAKLRLPATCLAGAWLDGVSVSLSGDEPEGELKLRRGTGLLLVRVIVGEDPDSLETRSVNLTAELVLDDENDGKNLSFSAAETRAVDIRDILDAPKVSSLALSPDGSLVALTLGAYGPDGAPGAWLEIRDTDKGGLVRTWRGAPEDGNVRWLPHGRAVSYTSSHEKKTTLWIYDLETERVRAALRDLEHFEGYAWNPDGRSLVYAYGVEAEADERKVKRLEAIEDRWPKWRNRSYLVEVTWPGGASRRLTAGAVSAADWTFSPRGTHLLFSRTWPDPLERPYARTEWFELDLGDLSVETVLTDRWIGQAAYGADRGTLVLVGSPSAFGGIGRDLPEGVVPNDYGGQLFLYDRGRGEPKPLSRDFDPTVQRAVWHDSGRIVARVLDKQYQRLATCTPAGAWTFYDAGVEVVADWEVSRGAKTVVATGTSATAPQKLTAFALKGREPRVLLDPGADRYADVTFGRVEPFVAKLADGMELDGRVYYPRDYDPALKYPAIVYYYGGTYPITRDFGGRYPKNVWAGQDYFVYVPNPSGALGYGQAFAARHVNDWGRLTAGEVIEGTRAFLAAHPAADGERLGCIGASYGGFLTMYLITRTDMFAAAVAHAGISSISSYWAEGYWGYAYGARALAGAFPWTDPDLYVGQSPLFSADLISTPLLLLHGSDDTNVPRGESDGLYIALKMLGKEVEYVQVEGQDHHILDHDRRITWNDTILAWFARELRDRPGWWDDLYPAAESVS